A portion of the Faecalibacterium sp. I3-3-89 genome contains these proteins:
- the trxA gene encoding thioredoxin yields MAELKITAANFENEVLHSDKPVLLDFYADWCGPCKMLSSVLHELAEEKSGTLKVGKVNVDEQMELAMRFQVSSIPMLVVFKDGKAVAKSVGYRPKSEIAAMVEGVK; encoded by the coding sequence ATGGCTGAACTGAAAATTACCGCTGCGAATTTTGAAAATGAGGTACTGCATTCCGACAAGCCCGTCCTGCTGGATTTCTATGCGGACTGGTGCGGACCGTGCAAAATGCTCTCTTCCGTACTGCATGAGCTTGCCGAAGAAAAAAGCGGTACGCTCAAGGTGGGCAAGGTCAACGTGGACGAGCAGATGGAGCTGGCAATGCGTTTTCAAGTATCCAGTATCCCGATGCTGGTCGTATTCAAGGATGGAAAGGCCGTTGCCAAATCGGTCGGCTATCGGCCTAAGTCGGAGATCGCCGCAATGGTGGAGGGCGTGAAATGA
- a CDS encoding 4Fe-4S binding protein, translating to MKAKHWYDYLWVYAIIYFALGFFNILFAWLGMIDFLLPLLLAIFGGNKFFCNHLCGRGQLFSKLGTDLKCSRCKPTPRWMSSKWFRYAFLLFFLTMFGNMVFQTYLVAAGATSLREAIKLFWTFRVPWSWTYTAGTVTDWVAQFSFGFYSLMLTSLLLGLIVMVLYMPRTWCAFCPMGTMTQGICMLKNKE from the coding sequence ATGAAAGCAAAGCATTGGTACGATTACCTGTGGGTATATGCCATCATCTATTTTGCACTGGGCTTTTTCAATATCCTGTTCGCGTGGCTGGGTATGATCGATTTTCTTCTGCCGCTGCTTTTAGCCATCTTTGGCGGGAACAAATTCTTTTGCAACCACCTCTGCGGACGGGGTCAACTGTTCAGCAAGCTGGGGACAGACCTTAAATGCTCCCGCTGCAAGCCCACGCCCCGCTGGATGTCCTCCAAGTGGTTCCGTTATGCCTTTTTGCTCTTTTTCCTGACGATGTTCGGCAACATGGTGTTCCAGACCTATCTGGTCGCTGCTGGTGCTACGTCCCTGCGGGAGGCCATTAAGCTGTTCTGGACATTCCGTGTGCCGTGGAGCTGGACTTATACAGCCGGTACGGTCACTGACTGGGTGGCGCAGTTCAGCTTTGGCTTTTATAGCCTCATGCTGACCTCTCTGCTGCTGGGTCTGATCGTTATGGTGCTCTACATGCCCCGCACATGGTGTGCGTTTTGCCCGATGGGAACCATGACGCAGGGCATTTGCATGCTGAAAAACAAAGAATAA
- a CDS encoding 4Fe-4S binding protein: MLSKKLAAIDKTRCVACGVCENTCPLGAVKVRRGCYAAVEAERCVGCGKCAKLCPVGCIEVKVRADA; encoded by the coding sequence ATGCTGTCAAAGAAACTGGCTGCCATAGATAAGACGCGGTGTGTCGCCTGTGGTGTATGTGAAAATACCTGTCCACTGGGGGCCGTCAAGGTGCGCCGTGGCTGCTACGCCGCCGTGGAGGCGGAACGCTGCGTAGGCTGCGGCAAGTGCGCAAAGCTCTGTCCCGTCGGCTGCATTGAGGTGAAAGTGAGGGCTGACGCATGA